Within Dreissena polymorpha isolate Duluth1 chromosome 13, UMN_Dpol_1.0, whole genome shotgun sequence, the genomic segment tatatagttatgggaaacaactacattaaatttaaatatcaaagcttttttttaaattgtatatgtaccggtaaaacaccgcttcattcgtaagaatgtcatttgagcctagatgaagatacagctgttgaacatccatcttccgcaagtctctcaacaatgcatggcgaaaacgatcacaagaaaatttggcacctttgaaaacagagttggcgaatgtctgtgtaaataaatcacaaatatacatgaatgaatacacaaggaaaattcatgctttgcctcaagattaaaatgaaaagtttgcaattacaattccgtacaatctgtaaaatattccacacgcttaaataaaatatataaccatgcaaattagttagaaaacgCAATGATGCCAATTATTGCACATGATGacatcagcataataagtttaactttatattgatgacaaatactgtaatcatacgaagcttaggacttgacatttgaactgtttaagtataaagaaatgaaataattacatcatttatagaaactatgagtatcacgtttaaatggtggcatttcgtgttttctcaaaaatgtttacaaaaacagtaaacatttaaaagactgttgatatcaacataatccattttagttcattacgttacaatgttgcaaaacttattaaaagctgttaaaaaaagactggtatacatttgtatcatgtgtgccagatggcccttattcacaacagcgtaaacataacaaaacaccatgtacgacctagacgtcttgaatatttgacacacgtcggcacaaagtgctcgggaaaattttccagctatttgttgcatgatcattccccgaattgtcttgaacatttgaCGCGCGTCAGCAGAACGTGCATGAGGACATTTTTTCCGACATTAATTCatccgcattcatttttaatttaataaacagatactcgtttttatgtacatcttgttaggtagaaaacaataaaaaatttacacaggtgtagtcttattgaagaaatgtgggatcaatatttatttgtctttgttataaaatactacggcatgtaagtaga encodes:
- the LOC127855491 gene encoding uncharacterized protein LOC127855491 isoform X1, encoding MYICDLFTQTFANSVFKGAKFSCDRFRHALLRDLRKMDVQQLYLHLGSNDILTNEAVFYRDVADLCDLVHQEAHNRCPECRVVCSNEDALLNHFCSRHIKQPETGKESKIKLIGSPMV